From the genome of Pseudomonadota bacterium, one region includes:
- a CDS encoding aldo/keto reductase produces MEYTNLGKTGLKVSVAGIGTGGNSRLGIKTGRTTGQSIAILHEAIDLGINFIDTAENYGSDQIVGEAIKSFSRDKIVLATKSTIRNSDGCLTADEVIFRLNSSLKRLNTDYVDVLNLHGVRPEEYDYSLNELAPALLKEKEKGKIKHLGLTESATCDPHHTVIEKALEEDIWEVCMVAYHLMCQQARNTIFPLTQKKGVGTLLMYAVRSIFSDREYLKETLKTLAAEGKIDPALALGEPLDFLMVEGGAKSIIDAAYRFVRHEPGVDVLLFGTGNIEHLRANLSSILSPPLPQLTVDKIYDLFGHLVGVGLDMPRFTS; encoded by the coding sequence ATGGAATATACTAATCTTGGAAAAACCGGACTCAAGGTAAGTGTTGCGGGTATCGGCACCGGCGGAAATAGTCGCTTGGGAATCAAGACTGGTAGAACGACCGGGCAATCGATCGCGATCCTTCACGAAGCAATTGATCTTGGCATCAATTTTATAGATACAGCTGAAAACTATGGTTCCGACCAAATCGTAGGTGAAGCAATAAAATCGTTTTCACGGGATAAAATTGTACTTGCCACCAAGTCCACAATTAGGAATTCCGATGGCTGTCTCACTGCCGACGAAGTTATTTTCAGGCTTAATTCTTCTCTTAAACGACTCAACACAGATTACGTTGACGTGCTAAATTTACATGGCGTTAGACCAGAGGAGTACGACTACAGCTTAAATGAACTTGCTCCTGCACTGCTCAAAGAAAAAGAAAAAGGTAAAATCAAACACCTTGGGCTAACTGAATCGGCAACCTGTGATCCCCACCACACAGTGATCGAAAAAGCGCTGGAGGAAGATATTTGGGAAGTTTGTATGGTGGCCTACCATTTAATGTGTCAACAAGCACGAAATACAATCTTTCCCCTGACACAAAAAAAAGGTGTTGGAACACTTCTTATGTACGCTGTTAGAAGTATTTTTTCGGATAGAGAATATTTAAAGGAAACACTTAAAACACTTGCTGCAGAGGGGAAGATTGACCCGGCCCTCGCTTTGGGCGAACCACTGGATTTCCTAATGGTTGAAGGCGGCGCGAAAAGCATCATAGACGCAGCGTATAGGTTTGTCCGCCACGAACCAGGCGTGGATGTATTGCTCTTCGGTACTGGCAACATAGAGCATCTCAGAGCTAATCTGTCATCAATCTTATCGCCACCTCTTCCTCAGCTCACCGTCGACAAAATCTACGATCTATTTGGACACTTGGTAGGTGTTGGCTTGGACATGCCTCGATTCACAAGCTAA